In the genome of Mercurialis annua linkage group LG8, ddMerAnnu1.2, whole genome shotgun sequence, the window GCCATCGGATTACGAGCTCAGTTAGCTAAACTCGTTCCTAAACCCGTTCGGATTAGCTCCTCCGCCGGTATCGGACTTTTTCTTGCATTCATCGGCTTACAAAGCAACCAAGGAATCGGGTTAATCGGGTATAGCTCGTCAACTCTGGTCACACTCGGTGGCTGCCCGAGATACTCACGTGCCATGTTAGCTCCGGTAACATCTTTAGCAAACGGCACTATCTCAGTCATCCCCGGCGGGACAGTTTCCGGCGATATTTCATGCGTCCGGGACCGAATGGAGAGTCCGACCCTATGGCTAGGGATAGTCGGGTTTGTCATTATTGCTTATTGTTTAGTGAAGAACATTAAAGGCGCTATAATTTACGGAATTGTGTTTGTAACGGCGGTTTCATGGTTCCGTAACACTAGCGTAACGGCGTTTCCTGACACCGTCGCCGGAAATTCTGCTTATGAGTATTTTAAGAAGGTGGTTGATGTGCATGTGATTAAAAGTACAGCTGGCGCATTGAGTTTTAAAAGCATAGGTAAAGGGTATTTTTGGGAAGctttaattacatttttataCGTTGACATTTTAGACACGACTGGTACGTTATATTCCATGGCAAGATTCGCCGGATTTTTAGACGACGCAGGTAATTTCGAGGGTCAATATTTTGCATTCATGTCCGACGCCACCGCTATTATAGTCGGCTCCCTATTCGGTACGTCGCCGGTGACGGTTTTTATAGAGTCGTCTACCGGTATCCGGGAAGGTGGACGGACAGGACTAACGGCGTTGACGGCAGCAGCTTATTTTATGCTGGCGTTTTTTTTCACGCCGTTATTAGCATCGATACCATCATGGGCCGTTGGGCCCCCACTAATATTGGTAGGAGTTTTAATGATGAGGGCAGTTGTGGAAATAGAGTGGAATGATATGAGAGAAGCTATACCAGCTTTCGTGACGCTGCTTTTAATGCCCGTCACCTATTCTATTGCTTATGGTTTGATCGGAGGCATTGCCACTTATGTTGCTTTACATTTGTTGGATTGGTGTGCTGACCTTTTGGCTAAGCTCCGTGGCCGGAGTTCTCGCCGCCGGGATGCCAACGGGACGGCGGATCATCATACGGGGGTGAAAGCGGCTGAGATTGAAGTTTaggtatttttttttggttagaTTATATGTTCACATATTAATTCTTTTAAGGGAAAATTCAAGAAATGAAATAGGAAATTGGGTATTTAATTTGGGATTTATAGAAGAGATTGTATATATTTATGTGATTGATTTTTGGTTGGGTATTTAGAATTTTGTGTCATTTTTGAAATTCATTCATGCTCTCAAATTTATCATACTCGAGAATTTTTTATACAAATCAATGAATAAGAAATTTCATGTAGTGATAGATTAAATATGTTAAAGTATTTTAAGactcaattatataaatttaaatattgaatgaacatatttaataatattcaaACACCACTATACTACTACTTGTTGGATCCAATGTTATATTATTGAAACATGATTTTTTATTCTTAGAATAAGTGAATAAGTGAAAATGTATGAAAAGTTTTGTTAAGGACTACTTATATGCTTCTTTCCTTTTCCAACCAAGACATTTTGAATACTCCACAATTTAGTGAAATTCGAAGTGTTCTTTCTTAAAATGGCAATATCTGGAATATATTTCATTAAGTGAGAATAGGCTTAaatattagggtcatttttgcgtttttttccaaattaaaataGCAATGAGCACATAATTACATGAATACTGTATTACAAAAAATACGACGATCGAGTGGGATTGAATTCATTGAAACAttgagtaaataaaatatatagaaaaaaagaCACTTTATAATATCTCAAAAAAGagaatgaaacaaaaacaaagggATTGAATAAATAATCTTTGTTTAAAATTCGTGTATGTTTTATTCTCTTTATTAAAATTACACTTTTCTTGACTTTCTTTTCTGGAAATTAGTGATAAATATTTAACAACAagaataaaataacaaataatttatttggcATATGGAAATGGTGAGGCAATGAATTTGACACAATAAGACTATTATCATACTCTTATTACtattaaaaattgacaaattaataaaactaaacttAAATTGTCTTCTCTACGTACCATTGTCCATATTTCAACCTttccataaaataattaagtgcATAACTATAATGAACGTTGCAAATATAAAAAACGTGTATAATAATGGTGAGTAGATGTTAGCATTGTTAATgtctttttttttactaaattttatatttttccagAATATAGAAgagaattaaattatttttggtatatttttatatatagactatgaaaaatataatattttttcttatcaTAAATTCTAAAGattatcaaatcatataattctattttaatttgaatattaacttttaaatgTGGTACAATCTGAAATAAATTCTATCATCCCCtcgttaaaaaaaaaagttaattccGCCTTTAACTAAGTAAACAAAAATTGGTGGGAGTAATtggtatatattaaaaaaaaaattaattgtaattttttttaaattctatatCTTGAGGCTTGAGATAAAGGATTATAatcgattttttaatatttaaaattcaataaattaataaatttattagttaaattatttaaaaattgtagTATATTGTTTAAAAATCGATAAATTATTACTGTCCATTTCCAATGAATAGCACTCAGAAATGTGATTACAAGAAGCACACACGTGTTGATTTTTGGATTCTAAATTAGTACTAATCCACAAATCAATTCAGAAATAGAAGAATAAACATTTGTTTAGCTTCAAAAATCATTATGTTTATAATTCTTGAATAAATGATTCTTGGTTTGCTGGCAAAATAATATGAAGAAAAGTTATGGATATTAAAGAACATATTCTTTACCTGGTATGACATGGAACGTGCATCTACCTATCCAATCATAAATCAAGAACAAATAAAGATGATATATATGAATATTATGCACTTTTTGGATTCTCATATTACTTTACCACAGTTTGAATAAGagaatttttaaattcataatttttactaaattcttaaaattttaaattaataaaatataaaatttatgaatttcagctttgaaataaatatagaattcacaaatgaataaaaatatatttagaataattaaatattgaCACAATTTATCATCTAGAGAAATGATGAATTTCAACTTTTcatctaaaaggtgaaattaaatgaaaatagatCAAAAATTTATGGATACTCATTTTTTAATACTAAATAAGcaataaattctaataaaatttatatattatacaaaatttatgaatttaattcttttaaaatctcttGATCCAAATGATATTTTAGTATCATCAATTAAGTGGTGGTTAAAGGTTGGATAAAACTAGAAATTTAAGTTTTATCAATTGACATTATAGATAATGAAATTGCAATATGTGCCCATCGACATAACTATTAtgattctaaatttaaatttgatgaaaattaaattacatgTAGAAACTCCATGGTGATATTGATAATGATAATTCTAGatgaaataacataaaataGATTAGATTTCATCTTCACATAAAATTAGCTAGTTTGTGCTAAGTTAGCTCTTTTGTCTtgtcaaacttttaaatttttatatataaattattcttCATTATACTTTTCGaaatcataaataatttaattttctcctcttaattgaattctattttatttaattagaatataataacttaaaaaatgTTGTTTAAGAGTTctatatttaacattttttgatataattaaaattaatttgtttggGAATTAAGGGGCACTATGGTTAATTTTAGGAAATGAACCATACGGTCAAGATAAAATGAGTCCACCCACCAAGTTTAAGGATgaaaatgttaaatttattaaagttaatttatatggGTCCACCTTCCCAAGTTTGAGGACCAGAATGGCACTTTAATCAAATGGTTTATGTGATATATGGCAATGGCAATAACCCCacaagaaaaaagaaaacttTAGCAGAaagtgaaaaagaaaaatggttGGTGCTGCTAGTAACTGCATTTCCCTCTCTAATTCAGTGTTTAGCAGTTACCCATATGAAAAACAAGCCCtgtttttgaaaaagaaatcaACTTTCAAATTCATAATCTCAAAGAATTGGTGCAAAATGAGTCGGATCGACTGTAAGCTAACAGAAGAAAAGAACCCATCTTTGAGCTCAAATCATAGAATGGAAGATTACAATACAGCCATGAAGAGGATGATGAGGAACCCTTATGAGTATCATCATGATCTTGGTCAGtctttgttttgtattattttggtTTTACTCAGTTTATTAATCTCTTGATTTAATTGATTGAACAATGCTTATATATTAGCTTAGTGTTAATTACTGTAGATTATGCTGTAGTTGctattattttatggaaatCTTGTGCACCGGTTTGGTCTAGTGGTCTAAATCTCGACCATTTGGGCACCATGGGGGCAGGTTCAAATTCCGGCTACGCCTTTTCTTAAAAATGGAGTTGTTAGGACTGGACTGTTGGCCAGGGTTTGATAGTGATCCTGGGCTTCGGCTCCGGAGAGTGAGTCCTCATTACCAAAGTATAAATTGCATTTGATAATTCTGGTTTAGTGTTAATTATTGCATATTATGATGTTAGCTGCAATATTTTTTCATGACATTTTGTTATAATTGATGTGCATTGGGAATGATGGAGTATTATTTGTTAACTTGGGATGGATCTGAATCTGATAAAgctttaatttttactttttataatacTGTGTGTAAAGGATAATCTACCTTTTTATGAACCTTTTTCATGTTATTATTAAACacttttttcatgttttgtaTATTGATATGGTTGGCCCATTTGTGGATAATGCTGCAATTATAAACCTCAGGTTATGGTAGAGATCATGTAGATTTAGTGATCAATGACGATTGAGGAGAGCTAGGGAAATCATTATCGATAGTTGAAAGTAACTTCCTAATAGTACTTTATATGAAAAACTgtgttttcaaattttaatatgaaGCTTTTTGAGAAATGTCATATCCAAATACTTGGAAATGAAGTTGTAATGGTTACCTATTTTTGGATCTACTTTGTGTATATAACTTTAAAGAATCGGCAGTTTGAATATAACCCGATTAACTTCCAATGTTCTGCTGTTGCTTAAGCTCTCTAATTGCTTAATGCATGACTTCAGGTATGAATTACACGCTAATAACCAACAATCTGATTGTGGGATCCCAGCCTCAGAAATCTGAAGACATAGATCACCTGAAAAATGAAGAGAATGTAGCTTACATTCTAAACTTGCAGCAGGACTCAGACGTTGAATTTTGGGATATCGACTTGCAGTCCATAAGAAAAAGATGTCAAGAACTTGGAGTCCGTCACATGAGGCGGCCTGTaagaaaaaatcaattatttcaACATTTGCAACTCTCTGAATTGTTATCTTCTGATAGGGATCTCACTTTTTTGTTCTTGAACATGTTTGTGTCTGAATTCTACCAAATTATTTTGTTGGCCCAAACTGATATAATTTGGTAACCAATATTGAATCTTCAGGCAAAAGATTTTGATCCAAATTCCTTGAGAAACATATTACCTAAGGCTGTTTCTTCATTAGAATGGGCCATTTCTGAAGGGAAAGGCAGAGTTTATGTTCATTGCACAGCTGGATTAGGAAGGGCTCCGGCAGTGGCGATTGCTTACATGTTCTGGTTTTGCAGCATGAATGTTGGTCCTTCCTCTTCTGTTAGTACTACTTTTCCTGAATAATTATGCATTGTATTTCACTAAATTTCTCTAATCATTGTGTACGGTTGTGGAACAGCTGAACTCTGCGTACGATGAACTAACTTCAAAACGACCTTGTGGGCCTAACAAAAGAGCAATACAAGGAGCTACTTACGATCTTGCCAAGAATGATCCTTGGAAGGAACCATTTGAGAGTCTTCCGGAACATGCTTTCGCAGACATAGCAGATTGGGAGAGGAACTTGATTTGCGACCGGGTTCGCGCCCTCCGTGGAACATGAACCTTCAGGTAAGCAATTCAAAATTCTTCCAGTGAATAATTGGTCAATGAGGCAGCTAGCTACTTGTTCAGCATTGAACTATGAATATGGGAAAACAAATCCTTTATAACTATGATTTAGCTGGGTAGTTTCCTAACTATACATGATCTAAGTTGCACGAAAACTTCTCGGGTTTTATGTTTCgcggttttatttttaattttagaaacgCTTTTGAAACTCCAATTTTCTATATTACtaacctatttttataaaaataatagcgTTTTGCTATTTTCCATTTCGATACTTCTGTTTCCATGTTATATATTACACGATGATAACGTGTATTCAATGGTAAGCAGGAAATCAGCATCTCCAAAGATACCATTTTGAAGGGCTTGCAAAATAAGAACAGCTTTGGAAGCAAAGTTTGATCCAAGACTAAGGGCTATGCCCTTTCAGGAACCTCTGCCAATAAATAAAAGGGTTCTATTCTTTTTTATACATTATATTTGGAAAGGATTGGTACCATTTTTCATTATAGAGacatattatataatataatatcccacattttatttattttactaatcATTTAACTTATTAAGTTTGGTAACTTAATTAAGCTTGTGTTAGTGAAAATGTAAGGACTAAACTTGACTCTTTTGCAGTCTATTATTGGCTTAAGTAAAAATACTCATTCTAGCTTCTGCACATTCTCTCTTTTTGTCTCTTAATACTTGGAGAATGAACAATAACATTCATACATTTAATTTTCTTCACTTCCTAAACAATACGCATAAATTAGTTTCTCAAATTGCTAGTTTGGGTATCTACATCCATTTTCCGATAATACTAATACCGGAAATGGATTGATTTAGATGCCCCAAAAATCTTTGAATCTATCATCATTTGGAACTGTCAGTCCCCCGAAACATCTAATTGGAAGTTATGCATGTTTAAAAGTCCGTACCCTCCATGGAGTTGAAGTCAATTGAATCTTTGCAGCTGCAAGGAAAACAAATGGAAGCCTTTTACAGTTTTAGGGGAAAAAAACTGAGCTCTATTGACTTAGTTATTCTGTGCTTCATACAAAAGTACCTCGAATTTACACAATAAAGCTGCAATCATCATATTGCAGTACGTTAGATGCATATCTATGCTAGCCCAGATCATAAGGCCTAATAATCAATATAACGGCTCACATTAACCGTCTCTTTCTAGTTTAATGTTAAAGATAAGGGGCACCCTTCACGCCATTCATTGCAGCTCTAGTTACAAGGGCTCTCGAGTGTTTTCAAGAAGCAGAATAATATGAATTCAATCCTTAGTAGCGGGTATTAGGTGAGAGGGCGCCTCCCGTCATTGACGCTCAATGGCATGTCTCTTCCAATCAATGCCCTAAATTAAATGCTTGTATAATCATATGATTGCACATATATCAAAAGTGTTGCGTCTTCGCAGCTGCTAAACAACTTATGCATGCAGCCACTTTTCAAACATTCTGGAGATGGGCAAGTTGTGCTTGACGCTGTCCCAAATGGAATGCCGTAACTATCCACACTAAACAGACCTGAAACACAGAGAATGTCAAGCGTTCAATTTTCCTAGATAGAAATAACTTATTAGCAATAATATGTCCAACATAATTCAGAATACCAAATGAATTACACGGAATTAAGCTGATATAAGAATCGAGTTCCAATAACTAACTAGAAATCTATGGGATTATGAATCTATAATGTTTCAGAAGTATGAAGAGAACACCAATTAGACATACAGGCAATGCGTAAAGAGACACAGTTGAGATCCTTCTATGAAGAGTGCTGAACAGTAGTTTGTACATTCCAGCTGCTGTTGCATCTCCAAGCCGTTGAACTACTACATCTATACACACCTGCAGCAGCATAAACACCATGATATTTCGATTCTCAAATCATTACAACTACCCTGCAAAGAAACAATATTAAATAATAGTGATGTCTTTACACTAAAAGCATTGCTACTTGCCACCATCTACTCTCTATATTTTGTTTCtacaatttttcaaatttataagaTCACAGCTGGGAGTTACCTTTAACTTTGATATTCTGTTGAAAGCTGATTGCATAGCAATAGATTTATGATACACTTAGAACCTTCCATTTGCTCGCTAAATTCAAGTCCATTAGAAGTTGTCCAGGCACAATTAGCTGCACTAACTAGATGATAACTAGAACATGAAAATTACTCTGCTGGCGGGACTTCTCAATTGGTATATTTTTCCTACTTGATCACACAACACTCTTGGCTTGACAATACGATTCCTATATATGAGGCTACCAACATATGAAAAACAGATAACTATCTCCTATTCAAACTACTTCTACATTATTGAATCCTTTTACCATTTTCCTTTTAGTATTAGGCAGGATTAGAGTAATCTGTGCTTATATTCATCCGTTACTAGGAATTTCATGATGTTTTTACGATGGTTAACAAATAACAACTCATTCTGGAACAATTACACAAACATATATAGCATAGAATGGGGACAAAAAACAGCCTTAGGATGAAATACAAGATGGATGGAGGAAGGACACTTGCATTTTCACACATATGCAGTGTTCATAATATACTTCTCCATTGACTTGAGCAAGACGGTACGAATAAAAGAAGTTGCAAACCTTTGCTTTATATTTCTCTTCTTGGGAAACTACAGTAAACAGAAGTTCTCTTCCAGGCCTGGTCACTACATAAGTAACCACCTGCAACATAGAGAAAATAGGATTGTGAGATCCGAGGGTGATCTTTAACTTCCCtgattaacttaattttatgtGATGATGGTAAAGTGGGAAATGCAATTGTCTAAGCTATTCTTTTATTATCCTATGTATGTGTTAAATAAAGGAACAACGAGGAATATATGAGCACTTGTAACCGACCTTCCGGAGAGTCTCACAAACGGCAACTGCCACCCATGTCGGCCAAACAGCAACAgcaatcaaatttaaaaaggaaACAGCTGGAGTAGAGCATATAGCTATAGTAACCCCAGCAATAGTAAGAATGTGTCCCTGTGTTTTTGACATGACAAGTAAAATAATGAGGGGTTATAAAGTACACATAATATAGTGAAATGACATGAGCATCATGACAGTcccaataaatttaaaaacagacttttcattccaaaaaatttaagattGGTCATTTAGATCTTCTTTTCCGTGAATGACCAAGTGTTGAGGATCCAAAAATGAGTCAAAATGATATCCCCCATGAGATGTAAAGAAAAAactaccaaaaaaaaaagataaaggaAAAAGGCAAAATGGGATTTTTTTATTGACCCAAAAAAATGTTACGaggttttttaaaatacaagaatAAATTACAAGGGAAAAAGTCCAAACTAATTTGGCACTCggcaataaaaaaaaagtatgaagTGATCTCTGTCGATGAGATTTGTTTCCTTAATTCGTGAACACCAAGAAGTATTTTTGGTATTGTTACTGTAACAACCAGATATAACATCAAAGGAACATTGGAAGAATTTAGTAAATGCATGCATACTGTTAGAGTAAGTTGTCCAGCAAGGATGAAAACAGCGATGAAGCTATTTATCTGGGCAAACAATCTTCTCCTGCCAAGAGAACTTGTAACAGTCATGGCGATTACGGTCACTTTCTGCACATAGACAGACAGACATAGGGGAAATTAACGATTAGAGAATATACATTGTATACTATCCAAGCAGAAGCTTGTAATGAGATGTCATTGC includes:
- the LOC126660310 gene encoding phosphoglucan phosphatase LSF2, chloroplastic isoform X2 codes for the protein MVGAASNCISLSNSVFSSYPYEKQALFLKKKSTFKFIISKNWCKMSRIDCKLTEEKNPSLSSNHRMEDYNTAMKRMMRNPYEYHHDLGMNYTLITNNLIVGSQPQKSEDIDHLKNEENVAYILNLQQDSDVEFWDIDLQSIRKRCQELGVRHMRRPAKDFDPNSLRNILPKAVSSLEWAISEGKGRVYVHCTAGLGRAPAVAIAYMFWFCSMNLNSAYDELTSKRPCGPNKRAIQGATYDLAKNDPWKEPFESLPEHAFADIADWERNLICDRVRALRGT
- the LOC126660310 gene encoding phosphoglucan phosphatase LSF2, chloroplastic isoform X1, encoding MVGAASNCISLSNSVFSSYPYEKQALFLKKKSTFKFIISKNWCKMSRIDCKLTEEKNPSLSSNHRMEDYNTAMKRMMRNPYEYHHDLGMNYTLITNNLIVGSQPQKSEDIDHLKNEENVAYILNLQQDSDVEFWDIDLQSIRKRCQELGVRHMRRPAKDFDPNSLRNILPKAVSSLEWAISEGKGRVYVHCTAGLGRAPAVAIAYMFWFCSMNVGPSSSLNSAYDELTSKRPCGPNKRAIQGATYDLAKNDPWKEPFESLPEHAFADIADWERNLICDRVRALRGT
- the LOC126661454 gene encoding adenine/guanine permease AZG1, with product MIIDMKTESPPPLPPPPPPHHQQKPLTRLNNYVAKSAIGKRFKLTERNSTFTTELRAGTATFLTMAYILAVNASILADSGGTCSIADCVPLCSNPVIPLSNCTGPSLQIIQPDVSCKFDPVNPGYASCLEKIRKDLIVATVVSSLIGCVIMGAFANLPLALAPGMGTNAYFTYTVVGFHGSGNVSYQSALAAVFIEGLIFLAISAIGLRAQLAKLVPKPVRISSSAGIGLFLAFIGLQSNQGIGLIGYSSSTLVTLGGCPRYSRAMLAPVTSLANGTISVIPGGTVSGDISCVRDRMESPTLWLGIVGFVIIAYCLVKNIKGAIIYGIVFVTAVSWFRNTSVTAFPDTVAGNSAYEYFKKVVDVHVIKSTAGALSFKSIGKGYFWEALITFLYVDILDTTGTLYSMARFAGFLDDAGNFEGQYFAFMSDATAIIVGSLFGTSPVTVFIESSTGIREGGRTGLTALTAAAYFMLAFFFTPLLASIPSWAVGPPLILVGVLMMRAVVEIEWNDMREAIPAFVTLLLMPVTYSIAYGLIGGIATYVALHLLDWCADLLAKLRGRSSRRRDANGTADHHTGVKAAEIEV